A single genomic interval of Mucilaginibacter boryungensis harbors:
- the rhaM gene encoding L-rhamnose mutarotase yields the protein MDRVAFKMKLFPGQEAEYKKRHDEIWPELSALLKETGVSDYSIFLDEETLSLFGVLKVTDKALLDTLPAKAIMQKWWAYMGDIMESNPDNSPVSVSLKEVFYLP from the coding sequence ATGGATAGAGTAGCATTCAAAATGAAACTGTTTCCCGGCCAGGAAGCGGAGTATAAAAAGCGTCACGACGAAATATGGCCCGAGTTATCGGCGTTATTAAAGGAAACCGGCGTAAGCGATTATTCCATATTTTTAGATGAGGAAACCCTGAGCCTGTTCGGTGTTTTAAAAGTAACCGATAAGGCTTTATTAGATACGCTTCCTGCCAAGGCAATAATGCAGAAATGGTGGGCCTACATGGGCGATATTATGGAAAGCAATCCCGATAATTCACCAGTAAGCGTATCATTAAAAGAGGTTTTTTATTTACCATAA
- a CDS encoding TIM barrel protein codes for MQIEKYKIDEANNQQAAAHQRKFDFVAEGVANLDEVMGKLAEFNIAIPSWALGTGGTRFGRFSGGGEPRSLEEKIEDIGVLHALNRSSGAISLHIPWDIPKDAKAIKALAAQHGLRFDAMNSNTFQDQANQPLSYKFGSLQHVDKNVRKQAVEHNIEVIKQGIELGSNALTVWLADGSSFPGQLNFRKAFENTYESLQEIYAAMPDDWKMYLEYKCYEPNFYSTTVADWGQSLLYVNKLGPKAYTLVDLGHHLPNANIEQIVSLLLMEGKLAGFHFNDSKYGDDDLTVGSINPYQLFLIFNELVEGMDARGMNHANDLGWMIDASHNVKDPIEDLLQSVEAIKIAYAQALLVDKKKLVQAQLNNDAALAQEVLQQAYRTDVRPLVAESRLRAGGALDPIGAFRDMQVRSNLIKERGEKTVATGL; via the coding sequence ATGCAGATAGAGAAATATAAAATAGACGAGGCTAACAACCAGCAAGCTGCCGCACATCAGCGCAAGTTTGATTTTGTAGCCGAAGGCGTTGCCAATCTTGATGAAGTGATGGGCAAACTGGCCGAATTTAATATTGCTATACCAAGCTGGGCATTGGGCACAGGCGGCACCCGCTTTGGCCGTTTTTCAGGTGGTGGCGAACCACGTTCGTTAGAAGAAAAAATTGAGGATATTGGCGTGCTGCACGCGCTTAACCGTTCAAGCGGCGCTATATCTTTGCATATTCCATGGGATATCCCAAAAGACGCGAAAGCTATTAAAGCCTTAGCCGCTCAGCATGGCCTGCGCTTTGACGCCATGAACTCTAATACGTTCCAGGATCAGGCAAATCAGCCGTTAAGTTATAAGTTTGGTTCTTTGCAGCACGTAGATAAAAACGTGCGCAAACAAGCGGTTGAGCACAACATTGAAGTAATTAAACAAGGGATTGAGTTGGGCTCAAACGCGTTAACCGTTTGGTTGGCCGACGGCTCAAGTTTCCCTGGTCAGTTAAATTTCCGCAAGGCTTTTGAAAATACTTACGAAAGTTTACAAGAAATATACGCGGCTATGCCAGACGATTGGAAAATGTATTTGGAATACAAATGCTACGAGCCAAACTTCTATTCAACTACAGTAGCCGATTGGGGCCAATCGTTATTGTATGTAAACAAGCTGGGGCCTAAAGCTTATACTTTGGTCGATTTAGGTCACCACCTGCCGAACGCCAACATCGAACAAATAGTTTCACTATTGCTAATGGAAGGTAAACTGGCTGGTTTCCACTTTAACGATTCGAAATATGGTGATGATGACCTGACTGTAGGCAGCATTAACCCATACCAGTTGTTCCTGATATTTAACGAGCTGGTTGAAGGCATGGATGCCCGCGGCATGAACCACGCTAACGACCTGGGTTGGATGATTGATGCATCGCACAACGTTAAAGACCCTATTGAAGACCTGTTACAGTCGGTAGAAGCGATTAAAATTGCTTACGCCCAGGCTTTATTGGTTGATAAGAAAAAATTGGTTCAGGCGCAGCTAAATAACGATGCGGCCCTGGCGCAGGAAGTATTACAACAAGCCTACCGTACAGATGTACGCCCTCTGGTAGCCGAATCACGTTTACGTGCAGGCGGCGCGTTAGATCCAATTGGCGCATTCCGTGACATGCAGGTAAGAAGCAATTTAATTAAAGAACGCGGTGAGAAAACCGTTGCAACCGGTTTATAA
- a CDS encoding FGGY-family carbohydrate kinase, which yields MTSIPVIAIFDIGKTNKKFFLINEYYKIVLERTTAFAETTDDDGDPCEDVAMMKQWVADTLHDALSQKKFDIQAINFSTYGASFVHLDKNNEVTAPLCNYLKDFPEDLKQEFYSKHGGEARIAQETASPVLGNLNSGMQLYRIKYRKPELFDRIKYSLHLPQYLNHLVTGKYYSDITSIGCHTQLWDFKKNTYHDWVYQEHIDRILAPIFPSDKVDVLEIEGHPRAVGVGLHDSSAALIPYLANFAEPFVLISTGTWCISLNPFNNNVLTPDELTKDCLCYMEYHGRPVKASRLFAGNEHEQQTKRLAAHFDKPGFYYKLVAYDPDLVPSAQAVTTNGADQPLLKQSAFVDRDLNTFKTYEEAYHCLIADIMQQQKASTDLAIQDTQVKRIFVDGGFSKNPIYMNLLAKAFPHFEVYAASVAQATAIGAALAIHKYWNNKPLPADMIELKYYAVAQNIEI from the coding sequence ATGACAAGTATACCCGTAATAGCAATTTTTGATATAGGAAAAACGAACAAAAAGTTTTTCCTGATCAATGAGTATTACAAAATTGTGCTGGAGCGTACTACTGCTTTCGCGGAAACAACCGATGATGATGGCGACCCCTGCGAGGATGTGGCCATGATGAAGCAATGGGTAGCCGATACTTTGCACGATGCTTTATCACAAAAAAAGTTCGATATCCAGGCTATAAATTTTTCTACCTATGGCGCCAGCTTTGTACACCTGGACAAGAATAATGAAGTTACCGCGCCGCTATGTAATTATCTGAAGGATTTCCCTGAAGATCTGAAACAAGAGTTTTATAGCAAGCACGGGGGCGAAGCCAGGATAGCCCAGGAAACAGCATCGCCGGTTTTGGGTAACCTTAACTCGGGCATGCAGTTATACCGCATTAAGTATCGCAAACCTGAGTTATTCGATCGAATAAAATATTCATTGCATTTGCCGCAATATTTAAATCATTTGGTAACGGGCAAATACTATTCGGATATTACCAGCATTGGCTGCCACACGCAACTGTGGGATTTTAAAAAGAACACTTATCACGATTGGGTTTACCAGGAACATATCGACAGGATATTGGCGCCGATATTCCCTTCGGATAAAGTAGACGTGCTGGAAATTGAGGGACATCCGCGCGCGGTGGGGGTAGGCTTGCACGATAGTTCGGCTGCGCTGATACCTTATCTGGCCAATTTTGCCGAACCGTTTGTGTTAATATCTACCGGTACCTGGTGTATTAGCCTGAATCCGTTCAATAATAACGTACTTACACCTGATGAGCTAACTAAGGATTGCCTATGCTATATGGAATACCATGGCAGGCCGGTAAAAGCTTCAAGGTTGTTTGCGGGTAACGAACACGAACAGCAAACCAAACGTTTAGCAGCCCATTTTGATAAGCCCGGCTTCTACTATAAATTGGTAGCGTACGATCCGGACCTGGTGCCATCGGCGCAAGCGGTAACTACTAATGGTGCCGATCAGCCATTGTTAAAGCAATCGGCCTTTGTAGACCGCGACCTGAATACCTTTAAAACCTACGAAGAAGCCTATCATTGCCTGATAGCCGACATAATGCAGCAACAAAAAGCATCTACAGACTTGGCTATCCAGGATACGCAGGTGAAACGCATTTTTGTAGATGGCGGGTTCAGTAAAAATCCTATCTATATGAATTTGCTGGCCAAGGCCTTCCCTCATTTCGAGGTGTATGCTGCTTCTGTTGCGCAAGCTACGGCTATTGGCGCCGCGCTTGCTATTCATAAATACTGGAACAATAAACCATTACCAGCCGATATGATCGAGCTGAAATACTATGCAGTCGCACAAAATATTGAAATATGA
- a CDS encoding DUF4450 domain-containing protein: protein MQSHKILKYDASHFLNPGGKHMLFAFLFSGIFQLLAIAAHGQQPARLWHGIEREIRYHPDGQDFVIQNGKRRFNRALYGTNTAFRVEAGDLPEFALYLPGMGGNLKFGLVSGDKSKWLINAASIEARYRPGTMIYKIKDELLGGGVLNIQVLAGADDENIIVKATLLNTSKPVKLLWAFGGATGKKISRDGDIGADPESSFYLQPDYCKGNVYTTGEQQFTLNFSGKALSETGRYEIDHTGTAAKTESVTKNVVYGIYPASTQIHIADANAQESPLQLFNSKGGELPVITGVTEAIAGKDLYWAIQNGKSLNSANPAQLFTKSEQNRQKLASRVTVKTPDPYINTLGGALSIAADGIWESPSYMHGAVAWRMRLPAWRGPYVADPLGWHDRAWSHFSSYALSQITEPLTGPVVADTALHLARQKEELGTSMFSSGYISRNPGGKIVPHHYDMNLVYIDELLNHFKWTGNLEEVKKLWPTIKRSLAWEKRNYDADGDGLYDAYCAIWASDALQYSGGGVTHSSAYNYRANRDAAYLAKLVGEDPKPYEQEAAHILNAINKQLWISSTGSYAEYKDLLGEKLLHPSAGLWTVYHAIDSQVPDAFQTYQALRYVDTRIPHIPVIAKGLTGDNHLLSTTNWEPYDWSLNNVVMAENLHTALAYWQGNRAEDAYQLWRSAIIESMYLGASPGNFQQISFYDAVRGELYRDFGDPIGMAARSLVEGLFGIRPDLLHNTVVIKPGFPAGWDHASLEIPDVRFDFKRSGNIDAYSIIPAFQKQADLQFEIPARFDRITAITINGKVVKWTVAGEAVGQPILKIYAGRLNKYNIKVIWRGTKIKPSNEPKAGAKVFDPQNVYHQTNIVNGSHTYFYQHKQGLFTWWQPVNKTITDTVKHLATQVWVAKGFKSELIDLKPYFNDKVTNIFKNQYLSPRPKSPTLQLPTQGIGNWAYPLVTANIDDSGLKKAVINGVFTIPQGIPFATSAGNEKNILFTSQWDNFPKQVTVPLSGKAAHAYFLMAGSTNPMQSRMVNGTITVTYTDGAKSILELKNPENWWPIEQDCMNDGFAFNTNAPKPLRVHLKTGEVTADVKKYSSIKGFSNTAIDGGAATVLDLPLDKTKELKSLTLATHTNDVVIGLMAITLIRE from the coding sequence ATGCAGTCGCACAAAATATTGAAATATGATGCGAGTCATTTTTTAAATCCCGGGGGCAAACACATGTTGTTTGCCTTTTTATTTAGCGGGATTTTTCAGTTACTTGCTATTGCAGCTCACGGTCAGCAACCCGCGCGCTTATGGCATGGTATTGAACGCGAAATACGTTACCATCCAGATGGACAGGATTTTGTAATTCAGAATGGTAAGCGCCGCTTTAATCGCGCGTTATACGGTACTAACACCGCTTTCCGTGTTGAAGCCGGCGACCTGCCCGAATTTGCTTTGTATCTGCCGGGCATGGGCGGTAATTTAAAGTTTGGCTTAGTTAGCGGCGATAAAAGCAAATGGTTGATCAATGCCGCATCTATTGAAGCCCGTTACCGACCCGGGACAATGATCTATAAAATTAAAGACGAGTTATTGGGCGGGGGTGTATTAAACATCCAGGTACTTGCAGGGGCCGACGATGAAAATATCATTGTCAAAGCAACATTATTAAATACCAGCAAACCGGTAAAACTATTATGGGCATTTGGTGGCGCCACGGGTAAAAAAATCTCGCGTGATGGCGATATTGGCGCCGACCCGGAATCATCATTTTATCTGCAACCCGATTACTGCAAGGGCAACGTTTACACCACCGGTGAACAACAATTTACACTCAATTTTAGCGGCAAAGCCTTAAGCGAAACCGGACGATATGAAATTGACCACACCGGTACGGCAGCAAAAACTGAATCAGTGACCAAAAATGTGGTATACGGCATTTATCCCGCATCAACACAAATACATATTGCTGACGCGAACGCGCAGGAATCACCATTGCAATTGTTCAATTCCAAAGGCGGGGAACTGCCTGTGATTACCGGTGTGACGGAGGCCATAGCTGGTAAAGACTTGTATTGGGCAATCCAAAACGGAAAAAGTCTGAATTCCGCTAATCCTGCGCAATTATTCACAAAATCAGAACAAAATCGCCAAAAACTTGCTTCCCGTGTTACTGTTAAAACACCTGATCCATATATCAACACGCTGGGCGGTGCATTGAGTATTGCGGCTGATGGTATCTGGGAAAGCCCCTCGTATATGCATGGAGCAGTGGCCTGGCGCATGCGTTTACCCGCCTGGCGCGGGCCCTATGTGGCCGATCCGCTGGGTTGGCACGATAGGGCATGGTCGCATTTTAGCAGTTATGCCCTCTCGCAAATAACCGAACCACTTACCGGCCCCGTTGTAGCAGATACTGCTTTACATTTAGCAAGACAGAAGGAAGAATTGGGGACATCCATGTTCAGCAGTGGCTATATCAGCCGTAACCCTGGTGGTAAAATAGTGCCTCACCACTACGATATGAACCTGGTTTATATTGATGAACTGCTAAATCATTTTAAATGGACGGGTAATTTAGAAGAGGTTAAAAAGCTTTGGCCAACCATTAAACGCTCATTGGCCTGGGAGAAACGCAATTACGATGCTGACGGTGATGGTTTATATGATGCCTATTGCGCCATTTGGGCAAGCGATGCCCTGCAATATAGCGGCGGCGGGGTAACACATTCATCGGCTTATAACTATCGCGCCAACCGTGATGCCGCTTATTTGGCCAAACTTGTCGGCGAGGACCCAAAGCCTTACGAGCAGGAGGCTGCGCATATTCTTAATGCTATTAATAAACAATTATGGATTTCATCCACGGGTAGTTATGCTGAATATAAAGACCTGCTTGGTGAAAAACTATTACATCCATCAGCGGGATTGTGGACGGTTTACCACGCAATAGATTCGCAAGTGCCTGATGCTTTTCAAACCTACCAGGCTTTACGATATGTAGATACACGTATTCCGCATATTCCGGTTATTGCCAAGGGTTTAACGGGTGATAATCACCTATTGTCTACTACAAACTGGGAACCGTATGATTGGTCGTTGAACAATGTTGTGATGGCCGAGAACCTGCATACTGCCCTGGCTTATTGGCAAGGTAACCGCGCAGAAGATGCTTATCAATTGTGGCGCAGCGCCATCATCGAAAGTATGTATTTGGGTGCCAGTCCGGGTAACTTTCAGCAGATATCTTTTTACGATGCCGTGCGTGGCGAACTATACCGCGATTTTGGCGATCCGATTGGAATGGCTGCGCGTTCGCTGGTTGAAGGGTTGTTTGGTATCCGGCCGGATCTATTGCATAATACAGTTGTTATTAAACCTGGTTTCCCTGCCGGGTGGGATCATGCGTCGTTGGAAATACCTGATGTGAGATTTGATTTTAAGCGCAGTGGTAACATCGATGCTTACAGCATTATCCCAGCATTTCAAAAGCAAGCTGATCTGCAATTTGAAATTCCTGCACGATTTGATCGTATAACGGCTATAACTATAAACGGTAAGGTAGTGAAATGGACAGTAGCCGGTGAGGCAGTTGGTCAGCCCATATTAAAGATATATGCTGGCAGACTTAACAAATACAATATTAAAGTTATCTGGAGAGGAACTAAGATAAAACCCTCGAATGAGCCGAAAGCAGGGGCAAAGGTGTTCGACCCGCAGAACGTTTATCATCAGACGAACATTGTTAATGGTAGTCATACTTATTTTTATCAGCATAAGCAGGGATTATTTACATGGTGGCAACCAGTAAACAAAACAATTACAGACACTGTTAAACATTTGGCTACTCAAGTTTGGGTAGCTAAAGGCTTTAAATCAGAATTGATTGATCTGAAACCTTACTTCAATGATAAAGTCACCAATATTTTCAAAAATCAATATTTATCCCCACGACCGAAATCGCCAACGTTACAGTTACCTACGCAGGGGATAGGTAACTGGGCATACCCGTTGGTTACGGCTAATATTGACGATAGTGGTTTAAAAAAAGCCGTTATTAATGGCGTGTTTACTATCCCGCAAGGCATACCGTTTGCCACATCTGCTGGCAATGAGAAAAACATCCTGTTCACATCACAATGGGATAACTTTCCAAAACAGGTAACTGTGCCATTATCGGGCAAAGCCGCACACGCTTATTTCCTGATGGCAGGATCGACCAATCCAATGCAATCGAGAATGGTAAACGGCACTATTACTGTAACTTATACCGATGGAGCTAAATCTATACTTGAATTGAAAAACCCTGAAAACTGGTGGCCTATAGAGCAGGATTGCATGAATGATGGCTTCGCCTTTAACACAAATGCGCCGAAACCTTTACGCGTGCATTTAAAAACCGGCGAGGTAACAGCAGATGTGAAGAAGTACAGCAGCATAAAAGGGTTTAGTAATACCGCTATTGATGGCGGCGCGGCAACTGTGCTGGACCTGCCGCTGGATAAAACAAAAGAATTAAAAAGCCTGACACTTGCCACGCATACTAACGATGTGGTGATAGGGCTAATGGCAATAACATTGATAAGGGAATAA
- a CDS encoding arylsulfatase has translation MKKLFIITILAACAFMASAQKTAKKPNIIIILADDMGYSDINCFGSDIQTPNINDLAKTGLVMTQFYNASRCCPSRASLLTGLYQHQAGVGDMVNTRKEPAYQGYLNHNCVTIAEALKAGGYNTYMAGKWHVGTAPENWPVKRGFDHYFGLIDGAGSYFNPTASYRPNQHLTVALDDKPFTPGPNWYSTDNYADYAVKYIKDNKGTGKPFFLYMAFTSPHWPLQALPEDIAKYKGKFMKGWDVLREERLKKMIALGIVPKDTKLSPRDKNVPEWNSLTDAEKVDFDDKMAVYSAMVDRMDQNIGRIRKALKETGVDQNTLIMFLSDNGASSEYTKGNGFLPEIIAASKKPASDPTSFTTYGFPGANVSNTPLRLFKHWEYEGGTATPFIANAPSIIKKHMQTDQPGHLIDLMATCLDIAGVPYPKTYNGNAITPTEGVSLLPLMQGKNWQGNKALFFEHEGNRAVRQGDWKLVSQYPENQWALYNIKTDRAELNDLSTQYPERVKQMEALYNEWAPRAGVVPFEKLGKGKGDM, from the coding sequence ATGAAAAAACTATTTATTATCACCATCCTGGCGGCATGTGCTTTTATGGCATCGGCACAGAAAACCGCTAAAAAACCAAATATTATCATCATCCTGGCCGATGATATGGGCTATTCCGATATCAACTGTTTCGGTTCGGATATTCAAACACCCAATATTAATGATTTGGCCAAAACGGGTTTGGTAATGACACAGTTTTACAATGCCTCGCGCTGCTGTCCGTCGCGTGCTTCGCTGCTGACAGGTTTATACCAGCATCAGGCAGGCGTAGGTGATATGGTAAATACCCGAAAAGAGCCAGCTTACCAGGGCTATCTGAACCATAACTGTGTAACCATTGCCGAGGCTTTAAAAGCAGGCGGCTATAACACTTATATGGCCGGTAAATGGCATGTAGGCACCGCGCCCGAAAACTGGCCGGTTAAACGCGGGTTCGATCATTATTTTGGTTTGATAGATGGTGCAGGCAGTTATTTCAATCCAACGGCTTCATATCGCCCTAACCAGCACTTAACTGTAGCGCTGGATGATAAGCCATTTACACCCGGCCCGAATTGGTATTCGACTGATAATTATGCCGATTATGCGGTGAAATACATTAAAGACAACAAGGGTACCGGCAAGCCATTCTTTTTGTACATGGCGTTTACCAGTCCGCACTGGCCTTTGCAGGCTTTGCCCGAAGATATTGCCAAATACAAAGGCAAATTTATGAAAGGCTGGGATGTATTACGTGAAGAGCGCCTGAAAAAGATGATTGCCCTGGGTATTGTACCAAAAGATACCAAGCTATCGCCGCGTGATAAAAACGTGCCGGAATGGAACTCGTTGACCGATGCTGAGAAGGTAGATTTTGATGATAAGATGGCGGTATATTCAGCTATGGTAGATAGGATGGATCAGAACATTGGCCGCATCCGCAAAGCGCTGAAGGAAACTGGTGTTGATCAGAATACCCTGATCATGTTCTTGTCGGATAACGGTGCCAGCAGCGAATACACCAAAGGTAACGGCTTCCTGCCCGAGATCATCGCGGCCAGTAAAAAACCAGCCAGCGACCCGACATCATTTACTACCTACGGTTTCCCCGGGGCTAACGTGAGTAATACACCGCTGCGTCTGTTCAAACACTGGGAATATGAGGGCGGCACAGCAACACCATTCATCGCCAACGCGCCGTCTATTATTAAAAAACATATGCAAACCGACCAGCCGGGACACTTGATAGATTTGATGGCTACCTGCCTGGATATTGCCGGTGTGCCATACCCTAAAACTTATAATGGAAATGCCATTACTCCAACCGAGGGGGTTAGCTTATTACCGTTGATGCAAGGCAAGAACTGGCAAGGAAATAAAGCGCTGTTCTTTGAGCACGAAGGCAACCGCGCAGTACGCCAGGGCGATTGGAAACTTGTATCGCAATACCCTGAAAATCAATGGGCGCTGTACAACATAAAAACAGATAGAGCAGAATTAAACGACTTAAGTACCCAATACCCCGAGCGCGTTAAGCAAATGGAGGCCCTTTATAACGAATGGGCGCCGCGGGCAGGGGTAGTGCCTTTTGAAAAATTGGGCAAGGGCAAGGGGGATATGTGA
- a CDS encoding SGNH/GDSL hydrolase family protein, which translates to MRSSLKIILSILCLSVSAQLFAQDVKTSFKFDFGSGKAAKSYTKITPQDTTADKTGYGFDFGSKVTAVVRDAKKSLTGDYITSDKPFYFSVNIPEGNYKVTVTLGDIKGTSTATVKAESRRLMLEKVQTSNDTKKISFIVNIRKPQISTGGEVRRNPREIGKYDWDDKLTLEFNDTQPCVDAVEIEKVDDQITIFLAGNSTVVDQDEEPWCAWGQMITRFLKPGVAVADHAESGLTLGSFLGSHRLDKVLSVAKPGDYLFIEFGHNDQKEKGPNDGAWKSYTERFKTFIIAPGKSK; encoded by the coding sequence ATGCGATCATCTTTAAAGATCATATTGTCAATACTATGCCTGTCTGTTTCTGCACAATTATTTGCGCAGGATGTAAAAACCAGCTTTAAATTCGATTTTGGCAGCGGGAAGGCGGCTAAGAGCTACACCAAAATTACACCGCAGGATACCACAGCCGATAAAACTGGGTATGGGTTCGACTTCGGTTCAAAGGTTACAGCGGTTGTTCGCGACGCGAAAAAATCACTCACCGGCGATTATATCACCAGCGATAAACCGTTCTATTTTTCAGTAAACATACCCGAAGGGAATTATAAGGTTACTGTTACGTTGGGCGATATCAAGGGTACAAGCACGGCAACAGTAAAGGCCGAATCGCGCAGATTGATGCTGGAAAAAGTACAAACCAGCAACGATACTAAAAAGATCAGTTTTATAGTCAACATCCGCAAGCCGCAAATAAGTACCGGTGGCGAAGTGCGCCGTAACCCGCGCGAGATTGGTAAATACGATTGGGACGACAAGCTAACCCTTGAATTTAACGACACCCAGCCCTGTGTTGACGCGGTAGAAATCGAAAAGGTTGACGACCAGATCACCATCTTCCTTGCAGGCAACTCAACCGTTGTTGACCAGGATGAAGAACCCTGGTGCGCCTGGGGGCAAATGATCACACGCTTTTTGAAACCGGGGGTCGCAGTTGCCGATCACGCGGAATCGGGGCTTACCCTGGGAAGTTTTTTAGGCAGCCACCGATTGGATAAGGTGTTAAGTGTAGCAAAACCTGGTGATTACTTGTTTATTGAATTCGGTCATAACGATCAGAAAGAAAAAGGCCCTAATGATGGCGCCTGGAAATCATACACTGAAAGGTTCAAAACTTTCATCATCGCGCCCGGGAAAAGCAAATGA
- a CDS encoding SGNH/GDSL hydrolase family protein: MIPVIVTSTARREFNDSGKVVNTLGDFPAAARKVAKDMNVALIDLNAMTTKFYEALGKEGSTKALVHYPANTFPGQTKALADNTHFNSYGAYEIAKCVMEGIKSNHLGIEKYIIDKSTFDPSHPDPVESFSVPPSPKWSNVKPAGN; encoded by the coding sequence ATGATCCCGGTAATTGTCACCTCGACTGCCCGCCGCGAATTTAATGATAGCGGAAAAGTCGTAAATACCCTTGGCGATTTCCCCGCCGCTGCACGCAAGGTGGCCAAAGATATGAACGTTGCCCTGATTGACTTAAATGCCATGACCACTAAGTTTTATGAAGCTTTAGGCAAAGAAGGTTCAACAAAAGCGTTGGTGCATTATCCTGCTAACACATTCCCCGGACAAACAAAGGCATTGGCGGATAATACACACTTTAACAGTTATGGTGCTTATGAGATAGCCAAATGTGTAATGGAGGGTATTAAAAGCAATCATTTAGGGATTGAAAAATATATTATAGACAAATCAACGTTCGATCCATCGCATCCTGATCCGGTAGAAAGTTTCAGTGTACCGCCCAGCCCTAAATGGAGTAACGTAAAACCAGCGGGAAATTGA
- a CDS encoding polysaccharide deacetylase family protein: MKIIAYILLVMFGCCMYAQAQGIKKPIPDKLVVLTFDDAVLSHYTNVAPLLKKYGFTATFFVCEFGGKPDFSDKTKYMSWEQVAELSKMGFEIGNHTWHHTHVNKIIDEKLNSELSYIEQKFDEYHIPKPVSFAYPGYDTSRRAIEVLKKKGYKFARGGWDRVYDPKTDEPMLMPGYTTHSEKADAAYDILKQAKGGKIAVLTIHGVPDDAHPWVTTSVEIFEGYLKFLKENHYKVIAMRDLNKYVVTN; encoded by the coding sequence ATGAAAATAATTGCTTACATATTACTGGTGATGTTTGGATGCTGCATGTATGCCCAAGCACAGGGAATAAAGAAACCTATCCCCGATAAATTGGTGGTACTTACTTTTGATGATGCTGTTTTAAGTCATTACACAAACGTGGCGCCGTTACTAAAAAAATATGGTTTTACAGCCACTTTTTTTGTGTGCGAGTTTGGCGGCAAGCCCGATTTTAGTGATAAAACCAAATACATGAGCTGGGAGCAGGTTGCCGAACTCAGCAAAATGGGTTTTGAAATAGGCAACCATACCTGGCATCATACGCATGTAAATAAGATTATTGACGAGAAACTAAACTCGGAGCTAAGTTACATAGAGCAAAAATTTGATGAGTACCATATCCCTAAGCCCGTAAGCTTTGCATACCCGGGCTATGATACCAGTCGCCGGGCAATTGAAGTTCTTAAAAAGAAGGGCTACAAGTTTGCCCGCGGCGGATGGGATAGGGTATATGACCCAAAAACCGACGAGCCAATGCTGATGCCAGGCTATACCACCCACAGTGAAAAAGCCGATGCTGCCTACGATATTTTAAAACAAGCTAAAGGTGGCAAAATAGCTGTGCTAACTATCCACGGCGTGCCGGATGATGCGCATCCCTGGGTAACTACCTCGGTTGAGATTTTTGAAGGTTACCTGAAGTTTCTGAAAGAGAACCATTACAAAGTGATCGCCATGCGCGACCTGAATAAATATGTTGTTACCAATTGA